One part of the Drosophila teissieri strain GT53w chromosome 3R, Prin_Dtei_1.1, whole genome shotgun sequence genome encodes these proteins:
- the LOC122620994 gene encoding adenosine kinase yields the protein MSRRVFNFSIKSLRFLQRTPIHPFYQLYSGGASRGVSFRSFCDRQEPRRMDLPEGVLMGFGNPLLDITCTVEDNVILEKYGLEANAAIIADEKHDALFDELMNMENVIYSAGGACQNSMRIFQWIVQTPFRAVFVGAVGKDKLGDRIEKRAKADGLLTLYQLKEELPTGSCAVIINGPNRSLVANLGAASLFNDDWIDEEENLCPLDRAEYFYFTGFFLAVCPPAVERVARMCSETNRIMILNFSAVFVLQMQKEALANIQQYVDIIICNKEEAIAYSDSNDWKTKNIFEIGSRLQKMPKANIRPRLVMITDAVCPVLVFQENDRVLEYPVPPVKQGEVFDTNGCGDAFVGGFLAMYVQRMPLDYCIRTGIFASQQVLHVVGVQIDKLPKFSEKCI from the exons ATGTCCAGGCGGGTGTTTAACTTCAGTATAAAATCATTGCGTTTTTTGCAAAGAACTCCGATCCATCCATTTTACCAACTTTATTCTGGTGGCGCTTCTCGAGGAGTTTCCTTTAGGAGTTTCTGCGATCGTCAGGAACCCCGAAGAATGGACCTGCCAGAGGGAGTACTGATGGGTTTTGGCAACCCCCTGCTGGACATCACCTGCACCGTCGAAGATAATGTTATCCTGGAGAAGTACGGCCTGGAAGCGAATGCCGCGATCATTGCTGATGAAAAGCACGATGCCCTGTTCGATGAATTGATGAACATGGAGAACGTCATCTATTCGGCGGGCGGAGCCTGTCAAAACTCGATGCGGATCTTCCAGTGGATCGTGCAGACCCCATTTCGAGCTGTATTCGTAGGGGCCGTGGGCAAGGATAAGCTGGGTGACCGCATCGAAAAGAGGGCCAAAGCCGATGGCCTGCTTACACTCTACCAGCTGAAGGAAGAGCTGCCGACAG GCTCTTGTGCGGTGATCATCAACGGCCCAAACCGCTCCTTAGTGGCCAACTTGGGGGCTGCATCCCTCTTCAACGACGACTGGATTGACGAGGAGGAGAACCTCTGCCCCCTGGATCGTGCCGAGTACTTCTACTTCACGGGCTTCTTTCTGGCCGTTTGCCCTCCTGCCGTCGAGCGGGTGGCCAGGATGTGCAGCGAGACCAATCGAATTATGATCCTCAACTTCAGCGCCGTGTTTGTGCTGCAGATGCAAAAAGAAGCCCTGGCCAATATCCAGCAGTACGTGGATATAATCATCTGCAATAAGGAAGAGGCCATTGCATACAGCGACTCCAACGACTGGAAGACGAAGAATATCTTTGAGATCGGCTCTCGGCTGCAGAAAATGCCCAAGGCGAATATCCGACCACGACTGGTTATGATCACGGATGCGGTGTGTCCTGTTCTCGTCTTCCAGGAAAACGATCGCGTTCTTGAATACCCCGTTCCACCCGTAAAGCAGGGCGAGGTATTCGACACCAATGGTTGTGGCGATGCCTTCGTCGGCGGATTCCTGGCCATGTACGTCCAACGGATGCCCCTGGATTACTGCATCCGAACGGGGATATTCGCATCCCAGCAGGTCCTACACGTGGTCGGTGTTCAGATAGATAAGCTGCCCAAGTTTAGCGAGAAGTGCATATGA
- the LOC122621686 gene encoding uncharacterized protein LOC122621686 produces MNHRRTPCTPLNTTATTMKKCVIAFSSIGSPSTSCCSHWPRLSSFFAW; encoded by the coding sequence ATGAATCATAGGAGGACGCCCTGCACCCCACTGAACACCACCGCAACCACAATGAAGAAATGTGTAATTGCCTTTTCGTCTATCGGTTCTCCGTCAACGTCGTGCTGTTCTCATTGGCCACGATTGTCCTCATTCTTCGCATGGTGA
- the LOC122620996 gene encoding 4-coumarate--CoA ligase 1: MSKLPCSYDAENKIWKGIPQNNPFKPETSLGRIIFKNMRNWPKNVCQISDSEGVEVTYGQALTWAIRIAQHLKSRGLGHKDIIGISARNTTYIMPTAVACFFHGTPFQSANPILEESTLKHLYNISKPKIIFTDADHYDKLYSATSEFKPEIILTTGTRDGILSIQDLLHPTKTEFFYQPTPLKEGPSQTVAILTSSGTTGMPKAVCISNDILIQETVFVNGYDTIFISASLDWITGLWATIFSTVNGCTRIISSKPFSADYFVYLVSKYSITYALIPPEHCCSLLDCPSATPEKLGSLTKLNFGGGRMTQATVERIKKLAPNGVLNSSYGMTEVGFIVFNHGHLKLTAAGNPLPGIQVKIVDDDGNQLGVNQTGEIIVHNGFSWNGYFADPVATKEMQDEGGWFHTGDMGYFDEDDYLYMTDRKKEVLKWKGLQMWPAEVEAVIDELPEVKRVCVIGVYDETQGDVPGALVVREDNANLTAQQVIDHVAKRLPDIQKQMRAGVQFADEIPQNHNGKAVRRYARDLFVALSKKN; the protein is encoded by the exons ATGTCCAAGTTACCGTGCAGCTACGATGCGGAAAACAAGATCTGGAAGGGTATTCCACAGAACAACCCCTTCAAGCCGGAGACCTCTCTGGGTCGCATCATCTTCAAGAACATGAGGAACTGGCCCAAGAACGTGTGTCAG ATTTCCGACTCCGAGGGTGTGGAGGTCACCTACGGACAGGCTCTCACCTGGGCTATTCGCATTGCCCAGCACCTGAAGAGCCGCGGTCTCGGCCACAAGGATATCATTGGCATCTCTGCTAGGAATACCACCTACATCATGCCCACGGCCGTGGCCTGTTTCTTCCATGGCACTCCCTTCCAGTCGGCCAATCCCATTCTCGAGGAAT ctaCTCTCAAGCACCTGTACAACATTTCCAAGCCAAAGATCATCTTCACCGATGCTGATCACTATGACAAACTGTACTCGGCCACCAGCGAGTTCAAGCCAGAGATTATCCTAACCACCGGCACTCGGGATGGTATTCTCAGCATTCAGGATCTGCTGCATCCGACAAAGACAGAGTTCTTCTATCA GCCTACCCCGCTGAAGGAAGGTCCTTCGCAAACCGTTGCGATCCTCACCTCATCCGGAACTACAGGAATGCCCAAGGCTGTGTGCATCTCAAACGACATTCTGATCCAAGAGACAGT ATTTGTGAATGGTTACGATACCATCTTCATTTCGGCCAGCTTGGACTGGATCACTGGGCTGTGGGCCACTATCTTCAGCACGGTGAACGGATGCACCAGGATCATCAGCAGCAAGCCCTTCTCCGCGGACTACTTTGTGTATTTGGTGAGCAAGTACAGCATCACGTACGCACTGATTCCGCCGGAGCACTGCTGTTCCCTGCTGGACTGCCCCAGCGCCACTCCGGAGAAGTTGGGCAGCCTGACGAAGCTGAACTTCGGAGGCGGACGGATGACACAGGCCACGGTTGAGAGGATCAAGAAGCTTGCTCCTAATGGTGTGCTGAACTCGTCTTACGGCATGACTGAGGTGGGATTCATAGTGTTCAACCACGGACACTTAAAGCTCACCGCTGCGGGCAACCCATTGCCCGGAATCCAGGTTAAGATCGTGGACGACGATGGCAACCAACTGGGTGTGAACCAGACCGGCGAGATCATTGTGCACAACGGCTTCAGCTGGAACGGATACTTTGCCGATCCGGTGGCCACCAAGGAGATGCAGGACGAGGGGGGCTGGTTCCACACGGGCGACATGGGCTACTTCGACGAGGACGACTACCTCTACATGACGGACCGCAAGAAGGAGGTGCTCAAGTGGAAGGGTCTGCAGATGTGGCCCGCCGAGGTGGAGGCGGTCATCGACGAGCTGCCGGAGGTGAAGCGGGTGTGCGTGATCGGGGTGTACGACGAGACCCAGGGTGATGTGCCTGGTGCCCTGGTTGTTCGGGAGGATAATGCCAATCTGACCGCCCAGCAGGTGATTGACCACGTGGCCAAGCGACTGCCCGACATCCAGAAGCAGATGCGAGCAGGTGTCCAGTTTGCCGACGAGATTCCCCAGAACCACAATGGAAAGGCCGTCCGTCGATATGCTCGCGATCTCTTCGTCGCCTTGTCCAAGAAGAACTGA